The following are encoded together in the Candidatus Eremiobacteraceae bacterium genome:
- a CDS encoding methyltransferase, which yields MSVDGPKPVKSPPAWLARIVSWTHRWLGSMRRAIVPPQLYLFELSTALWTAQCLSAIARLNVADRLAEMPLSAQQLADDLGLHAPSLYRVLRLLCGYGVFHEDRSGLFSLTPIGQRLRSDVPDSARAMLVYNGQPWQTEPYSHIEYTLRTGRPSFDQIFGAPFFEYAAGQPEVARIFDEAMTSVASLHVSAVSRAYDFGEVGLLADIGGGNGLFLSHLLAKHPRLRGVLLDLPHAAATAAAALARAGVSDRCTVEAGSFFDRVPENADAYLLSHVMHDWDDARCRAILRNCRRAMRPNSRLLVVDVVLGRADNRFAQGKLADIQMLLVLSGRERTEPEFRGLLESEDFVIQRIVPTSAPESIIEAVPRGVRSSLRTNNA from the coding sequence ATGTCCGTCGATGGTCCGAAACCGGTAAAATCGCCGCCCGCGTGGCTGGCGCGCATCGTCAGCTGGACGCATCGATGGTTGGGCTCGATGCGCCGCGCGATCGTGCCCCCGCAACTCTATTTGTTCGAGTTGAGCACGGCCCTGTGGACGGCGCAGTGTCTCAGCGCGATCGCGCGTCTCAACGTCGCGGATCGTCTGGCCGAGATGCCGCTATCGGCCCAGCAGCTTGCAGACGATCTCGGTCTTCATGCGCCGTCACTCTATCGCGTGTTGCGGTTGCTGTGCGGCTACGGCGTTTTTCACGAGGATCGGTCAGGACTCTTTTCGTTGACCCCGATCGGTCAGCGCCTTCGTTCGGATGTTCCCGACAGCGCGCGGGCGATGCTCGTCTACAACGGCCAGCCGTGGCAGACCGAACCATACTCGCACATCGAATACACGCTGCGGACCGGGAGGCCTTCGTTCGACCAGATCTTCGGCGCGCCGTTCTTCGAATATGCCGCCGGTCAACCGGAAGTTGCCAGGATCTTCGATGAAGCGATGACCTCAGTCGCATCGCTGCACGTCTCCGCGGTCTCACGCGCGTATGACTTCGGGGAAGTCGGGCTGCTCGCCGATATCGGCGGCGGTAACGGGTTGTTCTTGTCGCATCTGCTGGCCAAGCATCCTCGCCTGCGCGGCGTCCTCCTCGACTTACCGCATGCGGCGGCGACCGCCGCGGCAGCACTCGCGCGCGCCGGCGTTTCCGATCGCTGCACGGTCGAAGCCGGGAGCTTTTTCGATCGGGTTCCCGAAAACGCCGACGCCTATCTGCTCAGCCACGTCATGCATGACTGGGACGATGCGCGTTGTCGCGCGATATTGCGCAACTGCCGCCGCGCAATGCGCCCGAATTCTCGACTGCTCGTGGTGGACGTCGTCCTCGGGCGAGCTGATAACCGATTTGCTCAGGGCAAGCTCGCCGACATCCAGATGCTGCTCGTCCTCAGCGGACGGGAACGCACGGAGCCGGAATTCCGCGGGCTGCTCGAAAGCGAAGACTTTGTCATTCAGCGGATCGTGCCGACATCTGCGCCGGAGTCCATCATCGAAGCCGTTCCCAGGGGCGTGCGCTCGAGCCTACGAACGAACAACGCATGA
- the thrS gene encoding threonine--tRNA ligase: protein MSADRAAVDLDQLRHTAAHLLAHAVVDLFGSDVQLAIGPSIEDGFYYDFRKPAPFVPEDLPRIEQRMRELVDKNLPMAGREVSRSEAIAYYKDRNQPFKLELIDGIPANEPLSLYTIGEFTDLCRGGHVASSKEVGALKLTSLAGAYWRGDEHRPMLQRIYGTAFATQTELDEHLAQMEEAERRDHRKLGKELDLFSIEEEAGPGLIFWHPNGGRVRQVLEEFIRGELRKRGYEPVYTPHVVSEELFRISGHVQSFSENMFAPIEVDEQRYRLKPMNCPGHILIYKSQPRSYRDLPLRLAEFGTVYRFERSGTLHGLLRVRGITQDDAHLFCTPEQLQQEFENTADAALTVLNAFKFEKYRFSIGTRPDKAIGEPEVWERATNAIKRACDNVGLAYEIEEGGGAFYGPKLDINVKDAIGRDWQLSTIQADFNLPERFDLKYAGADGTDHRPVMIHRALLGSLERLFGVLIEHFGGAFPAWLAPIQAVVMPITDGQLDYARRINETLFAGGFRSEVDASNERLQKKIRTQQLRKIPYMIVVGKTEAADGTVNIRARSGEQRTMTLESFVAELAAEVAARA, encoded by the coding sequence ATGAGCGCAGACCGGGCCGCTGTAGACCTCGATCAGCTTCGCCACACGGCGGCGCACCTGCTCGCGCACGCCGTCGTCGATCTGTTCGGCTCTGACGTTCAACTTGCGATCGGTCCGTCGATCGAAGATGGCTTTTACTACGATTTTCGCAAACCCGCGCCGTTCGTGCCGGAGGACCTGCCTCGGATCGAGCAGCGCATGCGAGAACTCGTCGATAAGAATCTCCCGATGGCAGGCCGCGAGGTCAGCCGGTCCGAGGCGATCGCATATTATAAGGATAGAAATCAACCGTTCAAGCTCGAGCTCATAGACGGAATCCCCGCGAACGAACCCCTTTCGCTTTACACGATCGGCGAGTTCACGGACCTGTGTCGGGGCGGTCACGTCGCGTCAAGCAAGGAGGTAGGCGCTCTCAAGCTTACTTCTCTCGCGGGTGCATACTGGCGCGGGGACGAGCATCGGCCGATGCTCCAGCGCATCTACGGAACCGCGTTTGCGACGCAGACGGAGCTTGACGAACACCTTGCGCAGATGGAAGAGGCCGAGCGCCGCGACCATCGCAAACTCGGAAAGGAGCTGGACCTTTTCTCGATCGAGGAGGAAGCCGGCCCCGGACTGATCTTCTGGCATCCGAATGGCGGGCGCGTGCGTCAGGTCCTCGAGGAGTTCATTCGCGGCGAGTTGAGAAAGCGCGGCTACGAACCCGTCTACACGCCGCACGTCGTCAGCGAAGAGCTCTTCAGGATTTCCGGCCACGTGCAGTCGTTCTCCGAGAACATGTTCGCGCCGATCGAGGTCGACGAACAGCGCTATCGGCTCAAGCCGATGAACTGCCCCGGTCATATCCTCATCTATAAATCGCAGCCGCGCTCGTATCGCGATCTGCCTTTGCGTCTCGCCGAGTTCGGAACCGTCTACCGTTTCGAACGATCGGGGACGCTCCATGGACTCTTGCGCGTCCGAGGGATCACGCAAGACGACGCGCACCTATTCTGCACGCCGGAGCAGCTGCAGCAAGAATTCGAGAACACGGCCGATGCCGCGCTCACCGTTCTCAACGCGTTCAAATTCGAGAAGTATCGATTCTCCATCGGGACGCGGCCGGACAAGGCGATCGGCGAACCCGAGGTTTGGGAGCGTGCGACGAACGCGATCAAGCGGGCATGCGACAATGTCGGCCTTGCCTATGAGATCGAAGAGGGCGGCGGCGCTTTTTACGGACCGAAGCTCGACATCAACGTGAAAGATGCGATCGGGAGAGATTGGCAGCTCTCGACCATTCAAGCCGATTTCAATCTTCCGGAGCGATTCGATCTGAAGTACGCCGGCGCAGACGGAACGGATCACCGGCCGGTGATGATCCATCGGGCGCTTCTCGGCTCGCTCGAGCGGCTATTCGGCGTGCTCATCGAGCACTTCGGCGGCGCGTTTCCGGCGTGGCTCGCGCCGATCCAAGCCGTCGTCATGCCGATCACGGACGGCCAACTCGACTACGCGCGCCGTATCAATGAGACGCTGTTCGCAGGCGGATTCCGCAGCGAAGTCGATGCCTCGAACGAACGATTGCAGAAAAAGATCCGAACGCAGCAATTGCGGAAGATCCCGTACATGATCGTCGTCGGCAAGACAGAGGCCGCCGACGGAACGGTCAACATCCGGGCTCGCTCCGGTGAGCAGCGCACGATGACGCTGGAATCGTTCGTCGCCGAGCTCGCCGCAGAGGTGGCGGCGCGCGCCTGA
- a CDS encoding trimeric intracellular cation channel family protein — protein sequence MLGLGAFTISGVIEARRKDMDVVGAAAVAFITAVGGGTVRDVLLDRYPIFWIQDQRYAIYIFAIAVVSFYSLRSTRLAKSAILIPDALGLGLFAVTGATYAMESNVSFFIALLMGVITGVFGGVLRDVICNEIPTVFARTQLYATCALFGALVFMVLDRAGVAAEIAVPSGVLVTLALRLAAIRFNITLPLPR from the coding sequence GTGCTTGGCCTTGGCGCCTTCACCATCTCGGGCGTCATCGAGGCCAGACGGAAGGATATGGACGTCGTCGGTGCCGCCGCCGTCGCTTTTATCACGGCGGTTGGCGGTGGGACCGTTCGCGATGTCTTACTCGACCGCTATCCGATCTTCTGGATCCAGGACCAGCGTTATGCGATCTATATATTCGCGATCGCCGTCGTCTCTTTCTACAGCTTGCGATCTACCCGCCTCGCGAAGAGCGCAATCCTGATACCTGACGCGCTCGGGCTCGGCCTTTTCGCGGTTACTGGAGCGACGTATGCGATGGAGAGCAACGTTTCGTTTTTCATCGCGCTGCTCATGGGCGTGATCACGGGCGTGTTCGGCGGTGTGCTGCGTGACGTCATCTGCAACGAGATCCCGACGGTATTCGCACGGACGCAGCTTTATGCGACGTGCGCCTTGTTCGGAGCGCTCGTCTTCATGGTACTGGATCGAGCCGGCGTCGCGGCGGAGATCGCGGTTCCTTCGGGTGTGCTCGTCACATTGGCGCTGAGACTTGCCGCGATCCGCTTCAACATCACGCTCCCCCTCCCGCGCTAG
- the tsaD gene encoding tRNA (adenosine(37)-N6)-threonylcarbamoyltransferase complex transferase subunit TsaD → MRLLGIETSCDDTAAAVVVDGRIAESNVLASQDEFHREYGGVVPEIASRKHVETVNAVIEAALARANRTFDDIDGVAVTCGPGLAGSLVVGVAAAQALAFARDLPAYAINHLHGHLFANFLTDPDEPDRATPETPFVCLVVSGGHTDLIEVQEPGHHRVIGRTLDDAAGEAYDKVARLLGLGFPGGPLLDALARDGNPRAFRFPRALMDDSTFDFSFSGLKTSVRYHLDAHPEDAQLRAADVAASFQAAVVDVLCAKTLRAARALGVRTIALAGGVSANSLLRSQLRALGQAEGLRVLVPPLAFCTDNAAMIACAAYYRGDLARVNPDDLRADPNFAW, encoded by the coding sequence ATGCGTTTGCTCGGCATCGAAACCTCGTGCGACGACACGGCCGCGGCGGTAGTCGTGGATGGCCGGATCGCGGAGTCAAACGTTCTGGCCAGCCAAGATGAATTCCACCGCGAATATGGCGGCGTCGTGCCGGAAATCGCCAGCCGAAAACATGTCGAGACGGTGAATGCCGTGATCGAAGCGGCGTTGGCGCGCGCCAACCGCACGTTCGACGACATCGACGGAGTTGCTGTCACGTGCGGTCCCGGCCTCGCGGGATCGCTCGTTGTCGGCGTGGCCGCGGCCCAAGCGCTTGCCTTTGCGCGCGACCTGCCGGCATATGCTATCAATCACCTGCACGGCCATCTCTTCGCGAACTTTCTCACCGATCCAGACGAGCCCGACCGCGCGACGCCTGAGACCCCCTTCGTCTGCCTCGTGGTCTCAGGCGGACACACCGATCTCATCGAGGTTCAAGAGCCCGGTCATCACCGCGTCATCGGGCGGACGCTCGACGACGCGGCAGGCGAAGCGTATGATAAAGTAGCGAGGTTGTTGGGGTTGGGCTTCCCGGGCGGCCCGCTGCTCGACGCGCTGGCGCGCGATGGAAATCCGCGCGCGTTTCGCTTTCCACGTGCGCTCATGGACGATTCCACATTCGACTTCTCGTTCTCCGGACTCAAGACTTCCGTCCGCTATCACCTCGACGCGCATCCTGAGGATGCGCAACTGCGCGCCGCCGATGTCGCCGCGAGCTTCCAAGCCGCCGTCGTCGATGTGTTGTGCGCGAAAACGCTTCGCGCCGCTCGGGCTCTGGGAGTGCGGACGATCGCCCTGGCCGGCGGCGTGTCCGCAAACTCGCTTCTCCGATCGCAGCTGCGTGCGCTCGGCCAAGCCGAGGGCTTGCGCGTCCTTGTGCCGCCGCTCGCCTTCTGCACAGACAACGCGGCGATGATCGCGTGCGCCGCCTATTATCGCGGCGATCTCGCACGCGTCAATCCGGACGATCTGCGCGCAGATCCCAACTTCGCATGGTAA
- a CDS encoding TlpA disulfide reductase family protein, translating into MIAPLLLALSIAPPHSAHASTWSSGISSGSAPVAVAVGFRAPDFSLPTLDNRTVRLSDYRGNAVLLNFFASWCPACQDEMPIFVKTAPVLASSHIDFLGVDVSEEDSVVGDFAKHYSATTYPLALDRNGDEYRAYGFKAIPTTLVLDSDGIIAYRLTGGETDAKDLSDILRSVALRQEGDIVEGDAVIRTMRYDIASGSDRGALTVIVIDDSNGSLGVRVTEKWADLGTVASAVGSIAADGTIDFGSQRLPPLSRLVLPYFANELEQEAASKSTVSSVTGGFATSVRFALSTSKGGGRETISERMTAQDVSGSQGGYAASGIVLYSTSSKTPIAGKFAVSASGQSDTPGTYSFTLQSKPSR; encoded by the coding sequence ATGATCGCTCCATTGCTTCTCGCACTCTCGATCGCGCCGCCGCATAGCGCCCACGCCTCGACGTGGAGTTCGGGTATTTCCAGCGGCTCCGCACCGGTCGCCGTCGCCGTCGGATTTCGTGCCCCAGATTTCTCGCTCCCAACTTTGGACAATCGCACCGTCAGACTCAGCGACTACCGCGGGAACGCCGTGCTCCTGAATTTCTTCGCGAGCTGGTGCCCGGCGTGTCAAGATGAAATGCCGATCTTTGTGAAGACGGCCCCGGTGCTTGCTTCGTCGCATATCGACTTCCTCGGCGTTGACGTGTCGGAAGAAGACTCCGTCGTAGGCGATTTCGCCAAACATTACTCCGCCACGACGTACCCGCTTGCTCTTGACCGGAACGGTGACGAGTACAGGGCGTACGGCTTCAAGGCCATCCCGACCACTCTCGTTCTCGACTCGGACGGCATCATCGCCTATCGTCTGACCGGCGGCGAGACCGACGCGAAAGACCTCTCCGACATACTGCGCTCTGTTGCACTCCGACAGGAGGGCGACATCGTGGAGGGGGATGCCGTGATCCGCACGATGCGCTACGACATCGCATCCGGATCCGATCGCGGTGCTCTGACCGTGATCGTGATCGACGACAGTAACGGTTCGTTGGGCGTGCGAGTGACGGAGAAATGGGCGGACCTTGGAACCGTCGCCTCCGCCGTCGGCTCGATCGCGGCCGACGGTACGATAGACTTCGGCTCGCAGCGGCTGCCGCCGCTATCGCGACTCGTACTGCCATATTTTGCGAACGAGCTCGAACAGGAGGCGGCATCGAAGTCGACGGTTTCGTCGGTCACGGGAGGTTTCGCCACTAGCGTTCGGTTTGCGCTTTCGACATCGAAAGGGGGCGGCCGGGAGACGATTTCGGAACGGATGACCGCGCAGGATGTTTCCGGTTCGCAAGGCGGATACGCGGCCTCGGGGATAGTTCTCTACAGCACTTCCAGCAAGACTCCCATCGCCGGAAA